A genomic region of Manihot esculenta cultivar AM560-2 chromosome 15, M.esculenta_v8, whole genome shotgun sequence contains the following coding sequences:
- the LOC110601097 gene encoding pterin-4-alpha-carbinolamine dehydratase 2, mitochondrial isoform X2, whose amino-acid sequence MTRLLLPPLLSLSRPQVPSASLFKSLLRGHGCSSQVKEILWDRVGVSSNRNSFYGFRTSCTGGDLAAKKCVPCNAKDMRPMKEESATEMMAKVAGWNLVNEDGTLKLNRSWKVKSFTKGLELFQIIGNVAEAEGHHPDLHLVGWNNVKIEIWTHAVGGLTENDFILAAKINGLNLHDLLRKKSTT is encoded by the exons ATGACTCGGTTGTTGCTGCCGCCTCTGCTCTCTCTCTCCAGGCCTCAG GTGCCATCAGCATCTCTATTCAAAAGCCTATTAAGAGGCCATGGATG CTCCAGTCAAGTAAAAGAGATACTTTGGGATCGTGTGGGAGTGTCATCAAATAGGAACTCTTTTTATGGATTTAGAACTTCTTGTACTGGTGGAG ATTTGGCTGCTAAGAAGTGTGTACCATGCAACGCAAAGGATATGCGGCCTATGAAAGAAGAAAGTGCAACTGAAATGATGGCAAAG GTTGCTGGGTGgaatttggtgaatgaagaTGGTACACTGAAGCTGAATCGATCATGGAAAGTGAAGAGTTTCACCAAAGGGTTGGAGTTATTCCAGATAATAGGGAATGTTGCTGAAGCAGAAG GTCATCATCCAGATCTTCATCTTGTTGGTTGGAACAATGTAAAAATTGAGATATGGACTCATGCAGTTG GTGGACTAACAGAAAATGACTTCATACTAGCTGCCAAAATCAATGGGCTCAACCTACACGACCTACTGAGAAAAAAGTCTACTACTTGA
- the LOC110601097 gene encoding pterin-4-alpha-carbinolamine dehydratase 2, mitochondrial isoform X1 has translation MTRLLLPPLLSLSRPQVPSASLFKSLLRGHGCSSQVKEILWDRVGVSSNRNSFYGFRTSCTGGDLAAKKCVPCNAKDMRPMKEESATEMMAKVAGWNLVNEDGTLKLNRSWKVKSFTKGLELFQIIGNVAEAEGHHPDLHLVGWNNVKIEIWTHAVVCCIVRILSFLSGCTGGLTENDFILAAKINGLNLHDLLRKKSTT, from the exons ATGACTCGGTTGTTGCTGCCGCCTCTGCTCTCTCTCTCCAGGCCTCAG GTGCCATCAGCATCTCTATTCAAAAGCCTATTAAGAGGCCATGGATG CTCCAGTCAAGTAAAAGAGATACTTTGGGATCGTGTGGGAGTGTCATCAAATAGGAACTCTTTTTATGGATTTAGAACTTCTTGTACTGGTGGAG ATTTGGCTGCTAAGAAGTGTGTACCATGCAACGCAAAGGATATGCGGCCTATGAAAGAAGAAAGTGCAACTGAAATGATGGCAAAG GTTGCTGGGTGgaatttggtgaatgaagaTGGTACACTGAAGCTGAATCGATCATGGAAAGTGAAGAGTTTCACCAAAGGGTTGGAGTTATTCCAGATAATAGGGAATGTTGCTGAAGCAGAAG GTCATCATCCAGATCTTCATCTTGTTGGTTGGAACAATGTAAAAATTGAGATATGGACTCATGCAGTTG TTTGCTGCATAGTCAGAATTCTCAGCTTCCTCTCTGGATGTACAGGTGGACTAACAGAAAATGACTTCATACTAGCTGCCAAAATCAATGGGCTCAACCTACACGACCTACTGAGAAAAAAGTCTACTACTTGA
- the LOC110600902 gene encoding two-pore potassium channel 3 isoform X1, with protein MEKEPLLSYHSPRRRTPPQLSTLLSTLPEHDEVSLPIPLTPSLLKERLIFGPSAASPIDPSPALEALNLSLNSPIQSSSNLEFNANAQESSSQQQSWLIDPNYKWTKTNLHRSKTAPAMAVINDTHHPPIPKPQFATQSIVRQAFVLLLLYLSLGVVIYWFNRDNFVANETHPVVDALYFCIVTMCTIGYGDITPNSTSTKLFSILFVLVGFGFIDILLSGMVSYVLDLQENHLLRNVKRGGDVEAAGSVIIDVKKGRMRIRMKVALALCVVILCIGIGVGVMHFVEKLEWLDSFYLSVMSVTTVGYGDRAFRSLEGRIFASIWLLVSTLAVARAFLYLAEARVDKRHRRMAKWVLGQNMTVSEFLAADIDQNGFVSKSEYVIYKLKEMGKISEKDILQICLKFDRIDTGNCGKITLADLMESQH; from the exons ATGGAGAAAGAGCCCCTACTATCATATCACAGCCCAAGGCGGAGAACACCGCCTCAACTGTCAACTCTGCTCTCTACTCTCCCCGAGCATGATGAAGTCTCGCTGCCTATCCCTCTTACCCCTTCACTCCTTAAAGAACGCCTTATTTTTGGCCCTTCTGCAGCCTCTCCTATTGACCCTTCTCCTGCTCTTGAAGCCTTGAACCTATCTCTCAACTCCCCAATACAGTCGTCTTCTAATCTAGAATTCAATGCTAACGCTCAAGAATCATCTAGTCAGCAGCAGTCTTGGTTGATCGACCCCAATTATAAATGGACCAAGACTAATCTCCACCGGTCCAAAACAGCACCAGCTATGGCTGTCATCAATGATACTCATCATCCTCCCATACCCAAGCCTCAATTTGCCACTCAATCCATAGTTCGACAAGCTTTTGTTCTCTTGCTACTATATTTGTCTTTGGGTGTGGTAATATATTGGTTCAATCGTGATAATTTCGTTGCAAATGAAACGCATCCCGTTGTTGACGCGTTGTATTTTTGTATTGTAACAATGTGCACTATTGGATATGGGGATATCACTCCTAATAGCACTTCTACGAAATTGTTTTCTATATTGTTTGTTTTGGTTGGATTTGGATTTATTGATATTTTGCTTTCTGGGATGGTGAGTTACGTGCTTGATTTGCAAGAGAATCATTTGTTGAGGAATGTTAAGAGAGGAGGTGATGTGGAAGCTGCGGGTTCTGTAATAATTGATGTCAAGAAAGGAAGGATGAGGATAAGGATGAAGGTGGCATTAGCATTATGTGTAGTGATTCTATGTATTGGAATTGGTGTTGGTGTCATGCATTTTGTCGAGAAGCTTGAATGGTTGGATTCTTTTTACCTCTCTGTTATGTCGGTTACAACTGTTGGTTATGGTGACAGAGCATTTAGGTCATTGGAAGGTCGTATTTTTGCGTCCATTTGGTTGCTTGTGTCAACGCTTGCAGTGGCTCGAGCATTTTTATATTTGGCTGAGGCAAGAGTTGATAAGCGACATAGGAGGATGGCAAAGTGGGTGCTTGGCCAAAACATGACGGTCTCTGAGTTTCTTGCTGCAGACATTGACCAAAATGGCTTTGTAAG TAAATCGGAATATGTAATATACAAGCTCAAGGAGATGGGAAAGATTTCTGAGAAAGATATTCTTCAGATATGCCTTAAGTTTGATAGGATAGACACTGGCAACTGTGGGAAGATAACTCTTGCTGACCTTATGGAGAGTCAGCACTGA
- the LOC110600901 gene encoding DNA-binding protein DDB_G0278111: MDDPELEAIRQRRMQELMAQRGMGNQQGSEQQKAQEEAKRDAEERRQMMLSQILSTEARERLARIALVKPEKARGVEDVILRAAQMGQIVEKVSEEKLISLLEQINNQTTKQTKVTIQRRRSVLEDDD; encoded by the exons atg GATGATCCTGAGTTAGAAGCGATTCGCCAGAGAAGAATGCAGGAGCTCATGGCTCAACGTGGCATG GGAAATCAGCAAGGCTCTGAACAGCAAAAGGCTCAGGAGGAGGCAAAGAG gGATGCAGAGGAAAGAAGGCAAATGATGCTTAGTCAGATTTTATCCACAGAAGCCCGAGAAAGAC TTGCCCGCATTGCTTTAGTTAAACCTGAAAAGGCAAGGGGCGTTGAAGATGTTATATTGAGAGCTGCACAAATGGGTCAAATAGTTGAGAAG GTTTCTGAAGAGAAGCTTATTTCATTGCTGGAACAGATTAACAATCAAACAACTAAGCAGACAAAAGTCACA ATCCAGAGGCGGAGGAGTGTTCTAGAGGATGATGATTAA
- the LOC110601098 gene encoding coatomer subunit zeta-1 isoform X1: protein MAFTITDRRFEFRFCKESCPSVKNILLLDAEGKRVAVKYYSDDWPTNNAKEAFEKFIFAKTQKTNARTEAEITMLENNIIVYKFVQDLHFFITGGEDENELILATVLQGFFDAVGLLLRGNVDKKEALENLDLILLCLDEIVDGGIILETDGTVIAGKVASNSMDAGAPLSEQTLTQALATAREHLTRSLLK, encoded by the exons ATGGCTTTTACAATTACGGACAGAAGATTTGAATTTCGTTTCTGCAAG GAGTCGTGCCCTTCCGTAAAAAATATCCTTCTTTTGGATGCCGAAGGGAAACGTGTAGCTGTTAAGTATTATTCGGATGACTGGCCAACAAACAATGCCAAGGAAGCTTTTGAGAAATTTATATTTGCCAAAACTCAGAAGACTAATGCCCGCACTGAGG CGGAGATAACAATGCTTGAGAATAACATTATTGTTTATAAGtttgttcaagatcttcacttttTCATTACTGGAGGTGAAGATGAAAATGAGCTCATCTTAGCCACAGTTCTTCAGGGGTTTTTTGATGCTGTTGGTCTTCTTCTAAG AGGCAATGTGGACAAGAAAGAGGCACTTGAGAATCTAGACCTCATTCTGTTATGCCTTGATGAAATTGTTGATGGCGG AATAATACTGGAAACTGATGGAACTGTCATCGCTGGGAAGGTAGCAAGTAATAGTATGGATGCTGGAGCTCCATTATCCGAGCAG ACATTAACTCAAGCATTGGCCACTGCACGGGAACATCTAACGAGATCCCTTCTCAAGTAA
- the LOC110600902 gene encoding two-pore potassium channel 3 isoform X2, with amino-acid sequence MEKEPLLSYHSPRRRTPPQLSTLLSTLPEHDEVSLPIPLTPSLLKERLIFGPSAASPIDPSPALEALNLSLNSPIQSSSNLEFNANAQESSSQQQSWLIDPNYKWTKTNLHRSKTAPAMAVINDTHHPPIPKPQFATQSIVRQAFVLLLLYLSLGVVIYWFNRDNFVANETHPVVDALYFCIVTMCTIGYGDITPNSTSTKLFSILFVLVGFGFIDILLSGMVSYVLDLQENHLLRNVKRGGDVEAAGSVIIDVKKGRMRIRMKVALALCVVILCIGIGVGVMHFVEKLEWLDSFYLSVMSVTTVGYGDRAFRSLEGRIFASIWLLVSTLAVARAFLYLAEARVDKRHRRMAKWVLGQNMTVSEFLAADIDQNGFVSKMDATIAM; translated from the exons ATGGAGAAAGAGCCCCTACTATCATATCACAGCCCAAGGCGGAGAACACCGCCTCAACTGTCAACTCTGCTCTCTACTCTCCCCGAGCATGATGAAGTCTCGCTGCCTATCCCTCTTACCCCTTCACTCCTTAAAGAACGCCTTATTTTTGGCCCTTCTGCAGCCTCTCCTATTGACCCTTCTCCTGCTCTTGAAGCCTTGAACCTATCTCTCAACTCCCCAATACAGTCGTCTTCTAATCTAGAATTCAATGCTAACGCTCAAGAATCATCTAGTCAGCAGCAGTCTTGGTTGATCGACCCCAATTATAAATGGACCAAGACTAATCTCCACCGGTCCAAAACAGCACCAGCTATGGCTGTCATCAATGATACTCATCATCCTCCCATACCCAAGCCTCAATTTGCCACTCAATCCATAGTTCGACAAGCTTTTGTTCTCTTGCTACTATATTTGTCTTTGGGTGTGGTAATATATTGGTTCAATCGTGATAATTTCGTTGCAAATGAAACGCATCCCGTTGTTGACGCGTTGTATTTTTGTATTGTAACAATGTGCACTATTGGATATGGGGATATCACTCCTAATAGCACTTCTACGAAATTGTTTTCTATATTGTTTGTTTTGGTTGGATTTGGATTTATTGATATTTTGCTTTCTGGGATGGTGAGTTACGTGCTTGATTTGCAAGAGAATCATTTGTTGAGGAATGTTAAGAGAGGAGGTGATGTGGAAGCTGCGGGTTCTGTAATAATTGATGTCAAGAAAGGAAGGATGAGGATAAGGATGAAGGTGGCATTAGCATTATGTGTAGTGATTCTATGTATTGGAATTGGTGTTGGTGTCATGCATTTTGTCGAGAAGCTTGAATGGTTGGATTCTTTTTACCTCTCTGTTATGTCGGTTACAACTGTTGGTTATGGTGACAGAGCATTTAGGTCATTGGAAGGTCGTATTTTTGCGTCCATTTGGTTGCTTGTGTCAACGCTTGCAGTGGCTCGAGCATTTTTATATTTGGCTGAGGCAAGAGTTGATAAGCGACATAGGAGGATGGCAAAGTGGGTGCTTGGCCAAAACATGACGGTCTCTGAGTTTCTTGCTGCAGACATTGACCAAAATGGCTTTGTAAG TAAGATGGATGCTACTATTGCAATGTAG
- the LOC110601097 gene encoding pterin-4-alpha-carbinolamine dehydratase 2, mitochondrial isoform X3: MTSRLIADSVTDDSVVAAASALSLQASDLAAKKCVPCNAKDMRPMKEESATEMMAKVAGWNLVNEDGTLKLNRSWKVKSFTKGLELFQIIGNVAEAEGHHPDLHLVGWNNVKIEIWTHAVGGLTENDFILAAKINGLNLHDLLRKKSTT; encoded by the exons ATGACTTCCCGATTAATCGCTGACTCGGTTACTGATGACTCGGTTGTTGCTGCCGCCTCTGCTCTCTCTCTCCAGGCCTCAG ATTTGGCTGCTAAGAAGTGTGTACCATGCAACGCAAAGGATATGCGGCCTATGAAAGAAGAAAGTGCAACTGAAATGATGGCAAAG GTTGCTGGGTGgaatttggtgaatgaagaTGGTACACTGAAGCTGAATCGATCATGGAAAGTGAAGAGTTTCACCAAAGGGTTGGAGTTATTCCAGATAATAGGGAATGTTGCTGAAGCAGAAG GTCATCATCCAGATCTTCATCTTGTTGGTTGGAACAATGTAAAAATTGAGATATGGACTCATGCAGTTG GTGGACTAACAGAAAATGACTTCATACTAGCTGCCAAAATCAATGGGCTCAACCTACACGACCTACTGAGAAAAAAGTCTACTACTTGA
- the LOC110601098 gene encoding coatomer subunit zeta-1 isoform X2, which produces MESCPSVKNILLLDAEGKRVAVKYYSDDWPTNNAKEAFEKFIFAKTQKTNARTEAEITMLENNIIVYKFVQDLHFFITGGEDENELILATVLQGFFDAVGLLLRGNVDKKEALENLDLILLCLDEIVDGGIILETDGTVIAGKVASNSMDAGAPLSEQTLTQALATAREHLTRSLLK; this is translated from the exons ATG GAGTCGTGCCCTTCCGTAAAAAATATCCTTCTTTTGGATGCCGAAGGGAAACGTGTAGCTGTTAAGTATTATTCGGATGACTGGCCAACAAACAATGCCAAGGAAGCTTTTGAGAAATTTATATTTGCCAAAACTCAGAAGACTAATGCCCGCACTGAGG CGGAGATAACAATGCTTGAGAATAACATTATTGTTTATAAGtttgttcaagatcttcacttttTCATTACTGGAGGTGAAGATGAAAATGAGCTCATCTTAGCCACAGTTCTTCAGGGGTTTTTTGATGCTGTTGGTCTTCTTCTAAG AGGCAATGTGGACAAGAAAGAGGCACTTGAGAATCTAGACCTCATTCTGTTATGCCTTGATGAAATTGTTGATGGCGG AATAATACTGGAAACTGATGGAACTGTCATCGCTGGGAAGGTAGCAAGTAATAGTATGGATGCTGGAGCTCCATTATCCGAGCAG ACATTAACTCAAGCATTGGCCACTGCACGGGAACATCTAACGAGATCCCTTCTCAAGTAA